One Cervus canadensis isolate Bull #8, Minnesota chromosome 1, ASM1932006v1, whole genome shotgun sequence genomic window carries:
- the ZNF26 gene encoding zinc finger protein 26 isoform X2: MATRFPTASCSGLLSFTDISMQFSWEEWQLLDSVQKHLYRDVTLENYSNLVAIGYHGNKPDLIFKLEQGKEPWIINSKVSHQSCPDGWEEWYQKNHDELESVERSYACNAFGKLHLSKSHISSRQRFLKYNTHGRSLTQNLTSATSCLRKNADQFHGYEESYFIKHQRTHSIEKNCICNECGKAFRCKSQLIVHLRIHTGERPYECTKCERAFSAKSNLNAHQRVHTGEKPYSCIECGKVFSFRSQLIVHQEIHTGGKPYGCSECGKAYSWKSQLILHQRSHTGVKPYECSECGKAFSLKSPFVVHQRTHTGVKPHKCSECGKAFRSKSYLLVHIRMHTGEKPYQCSDCGKAFNMKTQLVVHQGIHTGNNPYQCSECGKAFGRKEQLTAHLRAHAGEKPYGCSECGKAFSSKSYLVIHRRTHTGERPYECSFCERAFCGKSQLIIHQRTHSTEKPYECSECEKAYPRKASLQIHQKTHSGEKPFKCSECGKAFTQKSSLSEHQRVHTGEKPWKCSECGKSFCWNSGLRIHRKTHK, translated from the exons GGGTTGTTGTCATTCACGGATATATCTATGCAGTTCAGCTGGGAAGAGTGGCAGCTGCTGGATTCTGTGCAGAAACACCTGTACCGGGATGTGACTCTGGAAAACTATAGTAACCTGGTGGCTATAG GGTATCATGGTAACAAACCTGATTTAATCTTCAAGTTGGAGCAAGGAAAAGAGCCATGGATCATAAACTCGAAAGTTTCCCATCAGAGCTGTCCAG atggTTGGGAAGAATGGTACCAGAAAAATCATGATGAACTTGAAAGTGTTGAGAGAAGCTATGCTTGTAATGCATTTGGAAAACTTCATCTGAGCAAAAGCCACATTTCTTCAAGACAAAGATTCCTTAAATATAACACACATGGAAGAAGTTTGACACAAAATTTAACTTCAGCCACAAGCTGCCTAAGAAAGAATGCTGATCAGTTTCATGGGTATGAAGAATCATATTTTATTAAGCATCAAAGAACTCATAGTATAGAAAAAAACTGTAtatgtaatgaatgtgggaaagcttttCGTTGTAAATCACAGCTCATTGTACATCTCAGAATTCATACAGGAGAGAGACCATATGAGTGTACTAAATGTGAAAGAGCCTTCAGTGCCAAGTCAAACCTCAATGCTCATCAGAGAGTCCATACAGGAGAAAAGCCCTACTCCTGTATTGAGTGTGGGAAAGTCTTTTCTTTCAGGTCACAACTCATTGTCCACCAGGAAATTCACACAGGAGGGAAACCTTACGgttgcagtgaatgtgggaaagcctacAGCTGGAAATCACAACTGATTTTACACCAGAGAAGCCATACAGGAGTGAAACCATAtgaatgcagtgaatgtgggaaagcctttagtTTGAAGTCACCATTCGTTGTGCACCAGAGAACTCATACAGGAGTGAAACCCCAtaaatgcagtgaatgtgggaaagcctttaggAGTAAGTCATACCTCCTTGTTCACATTAGGATGCACACAGGAGAAAAACCCTATCAATGCAGTGACTGTGGCAAAGCCTTCAATATGAAGACACAACTTGTTGTGCATCAGGGAATTCATACAGGAAATAATCCTTATcaatgcagtgaatgtgggaaagcctttggCAGGAAGGAACAGCTCACTGCACATCTGAGAGCGCATGCAGGAGAGAAACCTTATGGATGCAGTGAGTGCGGGAAGGCTTTCAGCAGCAAATCATACCTCGTTATACACAGGAGAACACACACAGGAGAAAGACCCTATGAATGTAGTTTTTGTGAAAGAGCCTTTTGTGGGAAATCACAGCTAATTATACATCAAAGAACTCACTCAACAGAGAAGCCCTATGAATGCAGCGAATGTGAAAAAGCCTATCCCAGGAAGGCATCACTTCAGATACACCAGAAAACTCATTCAGGAGAAAAGCCGTTTAAATGCAGTGAGTGTGGGAAAGCATTCACTCAGAAGTCATCTCTCAGTGAACATCAAAGAgttcatacaggagagaaaccatGGAAATGCTCTGAGTGTGGGAAATCCTTCTGTTGGAATTCAGGGCTTCGTATACATCGAAAAACTCACAAGTGA
- the ZNF26 gene encoding zinc finger protein 26 isoform X1, with translation MHQLPATVPSRGPVSLSGGLLSFTDISMQFSWEEWQLLDSVQKHLYRDVTLENYSNLVAIGYHGNKPDLIFKLEQGKEPWIINSKVSHQSCPDGWEEWYQKNHDELESVERSYACNAFGKLHLSKSHISSRQRFLKYNTHGRSLTQNLTSATSCLRKNADQFHGYEESYFIKHQRTHSIEKNCICNECGKAFRCKSQLIVHLRIHTGERPYECTKCERAFSAKSNLNAHQRVHTGEKPYSCIECGKVFSFRSQLIVHQEIHTGGKPYGCSECGKAYSWKSQLILHQRSHTGVKPYECSECGKAFSLKSPFVVHQRTHTGVKPHKCSECGKAFRSKSYLLVHIRMHTGEKPYQCSDCGKAFNMKTQLVVHQGIHTGNNPYQCSECGKAFGRKEQLTAHLRAHAGEKPYGCSECGKAFSSKSYLVIHRRTHTGERPYECSFCERAFCGKSQLIIHQRTHSTEKPYECSECEKAYPRKASLQIHQKTHSGEKPFKCSECGKAFTQKSSLSEHQRVHTGEKPWKCSECGKSFCWNSGLRIHRKTHK, from the exons atgcaccagctcccagccactgtgccttCTAGGGGACCTGTTTCCCTGTCCGGG GGGTTGTTGTCATTCACGGATATATCTATGCAGTTCAGCTGGGAAGAGTGGCAGCTGCTGGATTCTGTGCAGAAACACCTGTACCGGGATGTGACTCTGGAAAACTATAGTAACCTGGTGGCTATAG GGTATCATGGTAACAAACCTGATTTAATCTTCAAGTTGGAGCAAGGAAAAGAGCCATGGATCATAAACTCGAAAGTTTCCCATCAGAGCTGTCCAG atggTTGGGAAGAATGGTACCAGAAAAATCATGATGAACTTGAAAGTGTTGAGAGAAGCTATGCTTGTAATGCATTTGGAAAACTTCATCTGAGCAAAAGCCACATTTCTTCAAGACAAAGATTCCTTAAATATAACACACATGGAAGAAGTTTGACACAAAATTTAACTTCAGCCACAAGCTGCCTAAGAAAGAATGCTGATCAGTTTCATGGGTATGAAGAATCATATTTTATTAAGCATCAAAGAACTCATAGTATAGAAAAAAACTGTAtatgtaatgaatgtgggaaagcttttCGTTGTAAATCACAGCTCATTGTACATCTCAGAATTCATACAGGAGAGAGACCATATGAGTGTACTAAATGTGAAAGAGCCTTCAGTGCCAAGTCAAACCTCAATGCTCATCAGAGAGTCCATACAGGAGAAAAGCCCTACTCCTGTATTGAGTGTGGGAAAGTCTTTTCTTTCAGGTCACAACTCATTGTCCACCAGGAAATTCACACAGGAGGGAAACCTTACGgttgcagtgaatgtgggaaagcctacAGCTGGAAATCACAACTGATTTTACACCAGAGAAGCCATACAGGAGTGAAACCATAtgaatgcagtgaatgtgggaaagcctttagtTTGAAGTCACCATTCGTTGTGCACCAGAGAACTCATACAGGAGTGAAACCCCAtaaatgcagtgaatgtgggaaagcctttaggAGTAAGTCATACCTCCTTGTTCACATTAGGATGCACACAGGAGAAAAACCCTATCAATGCAGTGACTGTGGCAAAGCCTTCAATATGAAGACACAACTTGTTGTGCATCAGGGAATTCATACAGGAAATAATCCTTATcaatgcagtgaatgtgggaaagcctttggCAGGAAGGAACAGCTCACTGCACATCTGAGAGCGCATGCAGGAGAGAAACCTTATGGATGCAGTGAGTGCGGGAAGGCTTTCAGCAGCAAATCATACCTCGTTATACACAGGAGAACACACACAGGAGAAAGACCCTATGAATGTAGTTTTTGTGAAAGAGCCTTTTGTGGGAAATCACAGCTAATTATACATCAAAGAACTCACTCAACAGAGAAGCCCTATGAATGCAGCGAATGTGAAAAAGCCTATCCCAGGAAGGCATCACTTCAGATACACCAGAAAACTCATTCAGGAGAAAAGCCGTTTAAATGCAGTGAGTGTGGGAAAGCATTCACTCAGAAGTCATCTCTCAGTGAACATCAAAGAgttcatacaggagagaaaccatGGAAATGCTCTGAGTGTGGGAAATCCTTCTGTTGGAATTCAGGGCTTCGTATACATCGAAAAACTCACAAGTGA
- the ZNF26 gene encoding zinc finger protein 26 isoform X3, giving the protein MQFSWEEWQLLDSVQKHLYRDVTLENYSNLVAIGYHGNKPDLIFKLEQGKEPWIINSKVSHQSCPDGWEEWYQKNHDELESVERSYACNAFGKLHLSKSHISSRQRFLKYNTHGRSLTQNLTSATSCLRKNADQFHGYEESYFIKHQRTHSIEKNCICNECGKAFRCKSQLIVHLRIHTGERPYECTKCERAFSAKSNLNAHQRVHTGEKPYSCIECGKVFSFRSQLIVHQEIHTGGKPYGCSECGKAYSWKSQLILHQRSHTGVKPYECSECGKAFSLKSPFVVHQRTHTGVKPHKCSECGKAFRSKSYLLVHIRMHTGEKPYQCSDCGKAFNMKTQLVVHQGIHTGNNPYQCSECGKAFGRKEQLTAHLRAHAGEKPYGCSECGKAFSSKSYLVIHRRTHTGERPYECSFCERAFCGKSQLIIHQRTHSTEKPYECSECEKAYPRKASLQIHQKTHSGEKPFKCSECGKAFTQKSSLSEHQRVHTGEKPWKCSECGKSFCWNSGLRIHRKTHK; this is encoded by the exons ATGCAGTTCAGCTGGGAAGAGTGGCAGCTGCTGGATTCTGTGCAGAAACACCTGTACCGGGATGTGACTCTGGAAAACTATAGTAACCTGGTGGCTATAG GGTATCATGGTAACAAACCTGATTTAATCTTCAAGTTGGAGCAAGGAAAAGAGCCATGGATCATAAACTCGAAAGTTTCCCATCAGAGCTGTCCAG atggTTGGGAAGAATGGTACCAGAAAAATCATGATGAACTTGAAAGTGTTGAGAGAAGCTATGCTTGTAATGCATTTGGAAAACTTCATCTGAGCAAAAGCCACATTTCTTCAAGACAAAGATTCCTTAAATATAACACACATGGAAGAAGTTTGACACAAAATTTAACTTCAGCCACAAGCTGCCTAAGAAAGAATGCTGATCAGTTTCATGGGTATGAAGAATCATATTTTATTAAGCATCAAAGAACTCATAGTATAGAAAAAAACTGTAtatgtaatgaatgtgggaaagcttttCGTTGTAAATCACAGCTCATTGTACATCTCAGAATTCATACAGGAGAGAGACCATATGAGTGTACTAAATGTGAAAGAGCCTTCAGTGCCAAGTCAAACCTCAATGCTCATCAGAGAGTCCATACAGGAGAAAAGCCCTACTCCTGTATTGAGTGTGGGAAAGTCTTTTCTTTCAGGTCACAACTCATTGTCCACCAGGAAATTCACACAGGAGGGAAACCTTACGgttgcagtgaatgtgggaaagcctacAGCTGGAAATCACAACTGATTTTACACCAGAGAAGCCATACAGGAGTGAAACCATAtgaatgcagtgaatgtgggaaagcctttagtTTGAAGTCACCATTCGTTGTGCACCAGAGAACTCATACAGGAGTGAAACCCCAtaaatgcagtgaatgtgggaaagcctttaggAGTAAGTCATACCTCCTTGTTCACATTAGGATGCACACAGGAGAAAAACCCTATCAATGCAGTGACTGTGGCAAAGCCTTCAATATGAAGACACAACTTGTTGTGCATCAGGGAATTCATACAGGAAATAATCCTTATcaatgcagtgaatgtgggaaagcctttggCAGGAAGGAACAGCTCACTGCACATCTGAGAGCGCATGCAGGAGAGAAACCTTATGGATGCAGTGAGTGCGGGAAGGCTTTCAGCAGCAAATCATACCTCGTTATACACAGGAGAACACACACAGGAGAAAGACCCTATGAATGTAGTTTTTGTGAAAGAGCCTTTTGTGGGAAATCACAGCTAATTATACATCAAAGAACTCACTCAACAGAGAAGCCCTATGAATGCAGCGAATGTGAAAAAGCCTATCCCAGGAAGGCATCACTTCAGATACACCAGAAAACTCATTCAGGAGAAAAGCCGTTTAAATGCAGTGAGTGTGGGAAAGCATTCACTCAGAAGTCATCTCTCAGTGAACATCAAAGAgttcatacaggagagaaaccatGGAAATGCTCTGAGTGTGGGAAATCCTTCTGTTGGAATTCAGGGCTTCGTATACATCGAAAAACTCACAAGTGA